One Arachis hypogaea cultivar Tifrunner chromosome 2, arahy.Tifrunner.gnm2.J5K5, whole genome shotgun sequence genomic window, TGTGAAGAGAGTTTCGAGTGCAGGGCTTCGTGTTGATTCTGTTTTACAAAGAGAGACTGGTAATTTCAAGGAGTTCTTCAGTTTGGGAAGAAAACTTGGACAGGGACAGTTTGGGACAACATTTTTATGTGTTGAGAAGGCAACAGGACAAGAATTTGCCTGTAAATCCATTGCAAAGAGGAAGCTGGTAACTGACGAGGATGTCGAGGATGTGAGGAGAGAAATTCAGATAATGCACCACTTGTCTGGCCATCCAAATGTTATTTCCATTAAAGGTGCTTATGAGGATGCGATAGCGGTTTATGTTGTGATGGAATTATGTGCAGGTGGTGAGCTTTTCGATAGGATTATTCAGCGTGGACATTATACTGAAAGAAAGGCTGCCGATCTTATTCGGACCATAGTTGGGGTTGTGGAAGCTTGTCATTCTCTTGGTGTGATGCATAGAGACCTTAAACCTGAGAATTTTCTTTTTGTGAATCAGCATGAGGATGCACTTCTCAAAACCATTGACTTTGGATTATCCGTGTTCTTTAAGCCAGGTATTTTCTCATGGTCTATATGTATAATTGTGTTGTGATTAATCAAATGTAAGATAAAACTGCAATTTTGGTTCTTTCAATTGACTAATTAAAAGTTTTGTTCATGTCAATTTGGCAATGACTCGTGATTTAAACATTTATTGTGCAAGATTGGATGAATTTAATTTTTGCGAGCTTTGTTTAGGTCTTTGGAGTTAaggatttttctcttttcctaGGATCTGCAAAAAGTCTGGATCTGGAGAACAGATGTTAGCAGctctgaattatatatatattgtttaatgtttGAAATTTCTGAATTAGGGATATCTATAAATCTGTGAGTTGTATTTTGAAACCTGGGACATCGCAGATACATCGTACATGTTAATTTAGACTTGTTCTGATTATGTACTTTATCATGCTGCAAATTTTATATTGGTTTAATACTTTATTATCCAGTATATTATAAAATGATTCTCCATAGTAGAATGATTCTGTGCGAAAATCTGATCATCTTTTCTTTCAGGTGATATATTTAATGATGTGGTTGGCAGCCCATATTATGTTGCCCCAGAAGTTCTGCGAAAGAGGTACGGTCCTGAAGCAGATGTTTGGAGTGCTGGAGTTATCCTGTATATTCTTTTGAGTGGAGTTCCTCCATTTTGGGCAGGTCACATACTTAGGATTTTGCTGGAAAATGCAATTTTGAAGTCGTCTTATAATACCTTAACATATCTGACTGAATAATTGTTTTCTCATATATGTGGTGCAGAAAATGAACAAGGAATATTTGAACAGGTTCTGCGTGGTGATCTTGATTTCTCGTCAGATCCCTGGCCTGCAATTTCGGAAAGTGCTAAAGATTTAGTAAGGAAAATGC contains:
- the LOC112743542 gene encoding calcium-dependent protein kinase 1 isoform X2 translates to MGNTCVGPSIKNGFLQSVSAAMWRSQSPDELASNRESVKEEATNEPESGLPVQNKPPEQLTMPKHEAKEKLKPESKSKVEMEPEQEKSKHRKPASVKRVSSAGLRVDSVLQRETGNFKEFFSLGRKLGQGQFGTTFLCVEKATGQEFACKSIAKRKLVTDEDVEDVRREIQIMHHLSGHPNVISIKGAYEDAIAVYVVMELCAGGELFDRIIQRGHYTERKAADLIRTIVGVVEACHSLGVMHRDLKPENFLFVNQHEDALLKTIDFGLSVFFKPGDIFNDVVGSPYYVAPEVLRKRYGPEADVWSAGVILYILLSGVPPFWAENEQGIFEQVLRGDLDFSSDPWPAISESAKDLVRKMLVRDPRRRMTAHQVLCHPWIQVDGVAPDKPLDSAVLSRLKQFSAMNKLKKMALIKSMDPGRGEWYNRDRGKWKGDWMRWNRDLKTCAAHCKRCYRGLMHEWIPWIRRSDPSRTVFVGVAPCCRRLARE